One window of the Trifolium pratense cultivar HEN17-A07 linkage group LG2, ARS_RC_1.1, whole genome shotgun sequence genome contains the following:
- the LOC123908586 gene encoding uncharacterized protein LOC123908586, whose translation MDPCSYVRILIGNLAIKSPASSKPSFSGKVHPSSSTCYCEIKLKGVDSPPCHVATVPLISELDSLPHSLATTFDFPKSQISNFKNPFIKISVFKATTNPSCVFNSAKLLGIISIPLDLASVESRPCSFHNGWVSLTRNKNQNQNQNQTQLLHLTVRAEPDPRFVFRFDSEPECSPQVFQVKGEVKQPVFTCKFSFRDRNPVQFPSTNANLVADRKGWSITIHDLSGSPVACASMVTPFVPSPGSQRVSKSNPGAWLIIRPDGDGTWKPWGRLEAWREPGNSNSVGYRFDVLPATTDPVTLAGCTISSQHGGKFTIDVTSGVTPASTPNGSLDLSSGSGSRAGSGSGSDFFIENQFLYRGFVMSARFDGEKKCSKPEVEVGVKHVNCAEDAAAFVALAAAMDLSMDACKLFSEKLRKELRQ comes from the coding sequence ATGGATCCGTGCTCCTATGTACGGATACTCATCGGAAACCTTGCAATCAAATCACCAGCATCATCAAAACCATCATTCTCCGGCAAAGTTCATCCTTCAAGTTCAACTTGTTACTGTGAAATCAAGCTCAAAGGTGTTGATTCTCCACCTTGCCACGTCGCAACAGTTCCTCTAATATCAGAATTAGACTCACTTCCTCATTCTCTAGCTACTACCTTTGATTTCCCAAAATCACAAATCTCAAACTTCAAAAAccctttcatcaaaatctctGTTTTCAAAGCAACCACAAATCCTTCATGTGTTTTCAATTCTGCTAAATTATTGGGAATTATTTCAATACCACTTGATCTTGCTTCAGTAGAATCACGTCCTTGTTCTTTTCACAACGGTTGGGTCTCTCTCACTCgcaacaaaaatcaaaatcaaaatcaaaatcaaactcaattattGCATTTAACTGTACGGGCTGAACCGGATCCGAGATTTGTTTTCCGGTTCGACAGTGAACCGGAGTGTAGTCCACAGGTTTTTCAAGTAAAAGGAGAAGTGAAACAACCGGTTTTCACTTGCAAATTCAGTTTCAGAGACAGAAACCCGGTTCAATTTCCTTCAACGAATGCAAATTTAGTAGCGGATCGAAAAGGATGGTCTATTACAATACACGATTTATCAGGTTCACCGGTTGCGTGTGCTTCAATGGTTACACCTTTTGTTCCCTCACCCGGTTCACAACGGGTCAGTAAATCAAACCCGGGAGCTTGGCTCATTATCCGACCCGATGGAGATGGTACATGGAAGCCATGGGGTCGTCTTGAAGCTTGGCGCGAACCTGGTAACTCAAACTCCGTCGGTTACCGTTTCGACGTTCTTCCGGCCACCACTGACCCGGTAACACTCGCCGGATGTACTATTAGTTCACAGCATGGAGGTAAATTCACTATTGATGTCACTTCAGGTGTTACTCCGGCAAGTACACCAAACGGAAGCCTGGATCTTAGCTCAGGGTCGGGTTCTCGAGCCGGGTCAGGATCCGGTTCGGATTTCTTCATTGAGAATCAGTTTTTGTACAGAGGTTTTGTGATGTCGGCGAGATTTGACGGTGAAAAAAAGTGCAGTAAACCGGAGGTGGAGGTTGGAGTGAAGCACGTGAATTGTGCGGAGGATGCTGCGGCATTCGTTGCTCTTGCAGCAGCCATGGATTTGAGCATGGATGCGTGCAAATTGTTCTCTGAGAAACTAAGAAAAGAGTTACGGCAATAG